In Nitrospirota bacterium, the DNA window CATAAATCATTTGGGTCTGGATGAGGATGGGGTATTGACATCCTTTCTGGAATCAATAGAGATGCCCGTGGCATCGTGGTATGTGGACAGTCCCAACCTTATTGTCAGGGCCTTTGACCGGAATGTATCTCCTTATGTCTCTCTCTTTTTGTGGGACAGGGGGTACATAAAAGATCTGGAGGATGTGGGGTTTGAGTCAGTAACATACCTTCCTCTTGCCACAGATGAAACGGTCTTCAAGTCCATAAAAAAGAGGAAAAGACCTGATCATTATCAGTGTGATGTCTCCTTTGTTGGCAACTCCAGGGTGGTGCCGGCTTTGGAAAGTTTGGAAAAGATCCCGGGCGGACTTTATCCCCTTGTTGAGAAGATGGCATTGCTTTTGAGTTCAACGAGGATGCCTTTTGATGCGGTGCTGGCAACTCTTGAAAAGAAAGAGCTGAGTCTTCTTGATCCCCTGTCGGTTCAGGAAAGGCTTGACTTTGAGGCCGCCATACTCTGGAGGGCAACATTGATTTACCGCCTTTCGTGTATCAAGACTCTTAAGGATTTTCACCCCCGAATCCGTGGAGACGAGGCCTGGAAGAAGCTTTTAGGTAATGGCTACACGTTTGGAGCTCCATTGAACTACTATAATGAGCTGCCTGCTTTCTACAATGCCAGTAAGATAAATTTTAATGCCACAAGCCTTCAGATGTTAGATGCTGTAAATCAGAGGGTTTTTGATGTCCCGGCGTGTGGTGCTTTTCTATTGACAGACCATCAGGACTCAATTGAGGAACTGTTTGATGTCGGCAAAGAGATTGTTGTTTACAGGAGCAGGGATGAGATACCGGAACTGGTGAGGTTTTATCTCCGCAACCCGAAAGAAAGAGAAAATATCGCTCGAAGGGGCAGAGAGAGGATTCTCAAAGAACACACTTACAGGCACAGGCTCGATACCATAATTCAGAATATGAAAAACAGATATGGATGATAACAGCTGAGGAGTGAGCGAGTGAAACCCGGGATACTTACATTTAACTGGCACGAATCCTATATACACCTTCTTGCCAGGACAGGCTATTATTTTGATGTGGTTGAAAAGTGGAAGGGGGGCAGGTTTGGCTGGATAGAGGAGTTCCGTCCTGTTCCTCCTAACTGCCGTCTTGTATCTGAAGATGAGGCAAAGGCAGGGCTTAATGCCGGAGCTTATGCCAGGATTATTGCCCACAATATTAATGACCTTATCTCTGTCAACGAGTGGACAATACCGAAAATCTTAATCTTTCATAATAAACTCTCCACTGAGATCGCACTTGGTGGCAACACCGTAAATAGAGAGGCATATCTCGAAAATGTCCGTCAATTAATTGATTCAACCAAAAATCTGATCCTGGTCTTTATCTCGAAGGCAAAGATGGAAGACTGGGGAATGAAAGGAGAAATAATCCTTCCAGGTGTTGACACTGCTGAATATGGTAGCTGGAGGGGAGATGCACATAAGGTATTGAGGGTTGGAAATTTCCTGATGGAGCGGGATATAATCCTCGGTTATTCCGTACAGAACAGACTTCTGAAGGGGCTTCCCTCTATAGTACTTGGTCTTAATCCAAATATAGCTGATTCATATGTGCCGAAGAGTTGGGAGGAGTTCAAGGATTTTATGAGGAGTCACAGGGTTTATCTGAATGCCACCGGACACCCTTACGAAGATGGATATAATCTTGCGGCGCTTGAAGCAATGGCAACGGGGATGCCTGTTGTCTCCATTGCAAATCCTTCATCTCCGATTGAAGACGGTATTAACGGCTATGTATCTTCAGATGAGGCTTATCTGCGAGGCAGGATAGAGGAGTTGTTAAAAAACGGGTCACTGGCAGAATCCCTTGGCGAAAGGGCAAGAGAAACAGTTATGGACAAATTCCCGATAGAGAGTTTTGTTAAAGAGTGGAAAAGGATTTTGGGTAACCCAATTTATAATTTTAAAGACAACAGGCACGACAGCACAAAGGATAATGCTGAAGGGGTAGGGGGAGAGACACTTTCCATGACTGATATAAGTAAAAACGATTATTTTCGCCAGGAGAGAAGGGACGTGGAGACTCTTATTCCCAGCGGAGCAAAGAGAATTCTGGATGTGGGTTGTGGAGAGGGTATCCTTGGCAGAAGGCTTTTGGAGAAGGGGGCAAGTGAAGTAGTCGGTATAGAGATTTCTCCGCATGTGTGCAAAAGGGCTGAAAAGAATCTGGCAGGGGTCATATGTGCAGATATAGAAGAAATTGATCTTCCATTTGATGAGGGATATTTTGACTGTGTGATTCTGGCTGACATACTGGAGCATCTGAGAGCCCCCTTGTCCACATTAAAAAAACTGAAGAAACACCTTTCTGATTCAGGGGTTATTGTGGCGAGTATCCCGAATGTCAGATACCATGGCATTATAAATATGCTGGTTGAAGGACACTGGAAGTATGAAGACCATGGTATTCTTGATAAAACCCATCTGAGATTTTTTACCAGGAAGGAAATAGAGAGACTCTTTGCAGAGGCAGGTTTCGAGATAACAGGGATAACCGCCAATATTGACCCTGCATATAATTCGCTGAGCGACCCCTTTTCAGGAGAGATATCCTTTGGCAGGGTCTCTTTGAGGGGGCTTACCCCCGAGGAGTTGAAGGACCTCTTTGTATTTCAATATCTGATAAAGGTGCAGAAGGCAGGGGTTGAGGTTCGGAGGTTGAACGATGCTGTAAAGACTGCCATTGAAGCAGAGAATCCTGACAAGGCAAAGAAGGTGCTTGAAGAGCATCTATCTCTTCACCCGGCTGATACGGATGTCCTTTTCAGGTATGCAGAAGTGTGCTTCAAGCTTGGGTTGGTGGATAAGGCCAGAGAGAGTCTTGAAAAAATACTTATATTTGAGCCTGATAGAGAGGATGCTTTGGGGCTGAGAAGGACTATAAAATAGGCTTATGAGGAGTAAAGCTGATTTTGATTTTTGAAAAAAACATAGAAGCTCTCAGAATAATAAAGTCTGAACTTGCAGAGGTCATCATCAGGACCCGAAGGGATAATGACTTGCATATATTAACCACAAGAAACGGCATGCCTTCTATAAAGGCAGGCAATGTCACGCTACACAGTCGTTACAACCCTCTAAAAGAATCAGAATCTTGGGTTGAACATCACAGAGAAAAAATTGAGAAGTCATCTCTAATCTGTGTCCTTGGTTTTGGTTTGGGGTATCACATCCTGCAACTCTGCGAGACCACACCGGCGGATATAGTCGTTTTTGAGCCGAGGGTGGACATTCTGAAGGCAGCCTTTGAGCTTATGGATTTAACCCCTGTTCTTTCGAGAATCAGGTTTGTTGCCGGTGATGAAATACCACGGTTAAAGAAAGGTTTCCTTGTTTTGGAACATAAACCTTCAGTGAACCTGAACCCTGAACATTTTGAGAAGATTCGTTCAAGGTTGAATGTTTTTAAAGATATCAAAAAAGGTTTGAAGATTATGGTAGTCGGTCCTGTTTATGGTGGTTCCCTCCCCATTGCCGGCTACTGTGCCAATGCCCTGAGTAACCTTGGTAATGAGGTTGATTTTGTGGACAACAGCAGATATAAGGATGTTTTTCTATCCATTGACAGTATCACTGATGATAAGGCGCATCAGTACCGGTTGAGGGAGATGTTTGTCAGCTTTGTGTCAGAGGCTGTAATTGCAAGGTGTTTAGAGATTAAACCCGATCTTGTCTTCGCCCTTGCCCAAGCCCCTTTAACCGAAGCTTCACTTCAGAAACTCAGGGAGAATAAAATCCCGACCGCCTTCTGGTTTGTTGAAGACTTTATGGTGATGGATTACTGGCAGAGGGTTGCCCCTTTTTATGATTATTTTTTTACCATTCAGAAGGGACAGTTTTTTGAGACTTTGAAAGGTATTGGTGTGAAGAAGTTTTCCTGTCTCCCCCTTGCCGCCTCTATGGATGTTCATAAGAAAACAGAGCCGTCAGGAGATGAGTTAAAGATATGCGGAAGTGATGTTTCTTTTGTTGGTGCAGGATACTATAACAGGAGAAAGTTCTTTGAGGGGCTGCTCGATTTTGACTTCAAGATATGGGGGAATGAATGGAACCTGAACTCCCCCCTTGGAAGATGTATTCAGAGGTCGGGTGAACGGATAGATACAGAGGATATAGTGAAAATATTCAGTGCATCAAAGATTAACGTAAACCTCCATTCCTCAGCATACCATGAGGGAGTTAACCCTTATGGTGACTTTGTAAATCCAAGAACCTTTGAGATTGCAGCATGTGAAGGATTTCAGCTTGTTGACGCCCGGTCCGAAATACAGGAACTCTTCAAGGTCGGAGAAGAGATAGTCTGTTTTGAAGACCTGAGCGACCTGAGGTATAAAATCAGATATTACCTCAACAATCCCGATGAGAGGAAGGCAATAGCCAGGAAGGCTATGGAGCGTGTTAGGAAGGATCATACTTACGAACTCAGGATGGAGGAGATGCTTGACCTTATCTCCTCAATGGGATATGACTTCCCGCCGTGGCATTCAGAAGGTGAGGTTGTTGAAGAACTTATTGATGCTGCCGGAATGGAAACAGAGCTTGGCAGATATTTGGCACGATTCACGGATAAGGGCAAAGTAGGACTTGACGACATTGTGGAAGATATAAGAGCAGGCGAAGGGGCCCTTTCAGATGTTGAAAAGATTTTTTTGCTGATGGATTCAATACAACAACAGTATGCAGTTAAGAAGTAGTAACTCTGTGTCTCTGTGGTTGTATTATCTACAGAAAAATCGGTTAAAAAAAGGACATGAGCTATGAAGGATGTGCTTATAGTTAATCTTACCAGGATGGGAGACCTTGTTCAGACCACCCCTGTGATGACCGGTCTTAAGGACAGGTATCCGGGAATAAGGATAACCCTTCTTGTAAACTCTGCTTTTTTAGAAATATGCAGGTATGTACCACATGCAGATAGAGTTTTTATCCTTGATATCAATAAGGTTCTGCAAGGGTTAAAGAGGAGAGACCCGGTCGGCACGTTCCGCTATGTAGAGGATATTCTCTGTAAAATTAATGATATCCGGTACGACCTTGTCATAAACTTCACCCATTCTCCTTCAAGCGCTGTTTTAACATCCCTTTTCAAGACAAAAGAAGTAAGAGGTCTGAGTATGGACAATGAGGGCTTTACTGTTAAAAGGCACCCATGGATAAGGTATTTTTTTAATGTAATGCCGGGGAGAGATTACAACCCGTTTCATTTATGTGATATCTATTTGAAGGCAGGTGGTGTAACTCCAAAAGGGCAGGGCCTGCATCTTGATATTCCTCCTGATGCAGAGCAAAGGGCAGACAGTATCCTGACAGAGAGAGGAGTTAATAGAGGAGATATACTTGTAGGCCTCCAGCTTGGGGCAAGTGCAGAGGACAAGAGATGGCCTGTTGCCCGTTTTGCGGAGTTGGCAGACAGATTGGTTAAGGTTTTTGGTCTGAAAATCCTCCTTACCGGTTCTGTTAAAGAGGTGCATTACGGGAAGGAATTTGAGGCCGTTGCCGGGACAAAGCCGTTGAATTTGATCGGCAGGACGGACTTGGGGGACCTTGTTGCCTTATTAAAGAGATGTAATCTTTTTATAAGTAATGACACGGGCCCTTTGCATATAGCTACGGCTGTTGGAACCAGGACAATAAATATTTCCTTGGCATCCGTACACTTCAGGGAAACAGGTCCTTATGGTGAAGGTCATTACGTGGTGG includes these proteins:
- a CDS encoding glycosyltransferase family 9 protein, encoding MKDVLIVNLTRMGDLVQTTPVMTGLKDRYPGIRITLLVNSAFLEICRYVPHADRVFILDINKVLQGLKRRDPVGTFRYVEDILCKINDIRYDLVINFTHSPSSAVLTSLFKTKEVRGLSMDNEGFTVKRHPWIRYFFNVMPGRDYNPFHLCDIYLKAGGVTPKGQGLHLDIPPDAEQRADSILTERGVNRGDILVGLQLGASAEDKRWPVARFAELADRLVKVFGLKILLTGSVKEVHYGKEFEAVAGTKPLNLIGRTDLGDLVALLKRCNLFISNDTGPLHIATAVGTRTINISLASVHFRETGPYGEGHYVVGAELPCSPCGFNSSCKDMVCKRVINAANVFELSKEVLLEGDLTSIEDSAAWENVQVYKSYFEKDGFIDYMPLIKGRPLRKALLFAHIYRQTWLKILDREYSCNSDSICRHFVDKLSDRYDMNSVNISTLIEDELNVLRRLKELSDSAFSIISIMDREAKKSSPDVELIKKIWRGVPPLDQEIETIGYTCPALKPLTTIFKYEKEELEEEDIAVLSEDACRIYNDLSLHTSMLIQFLQSLISNFAKQHVCVK
- a CDS encoding glycosyltransferase, whose protein sequence is MIFEKNIEALRIIKSELAEVIIRTRRDNDLHILTTRNGMPSIKAGNVTLHSRYNPLKESESWVEHHREKIEKSSLICVLGFGLGYHILQLCETTPADIVVFEPRVDILKAAFELMDLTPVLSRIRFVAGDEIPRLKKGFLVLEHKPSVNLNPEHFEKIRSRLNVFKDIKKGLKIMVVGPVYGGSLPIAGYCANALSNLGNEVDFVDNSRYKDVFLSIDSITDDKAHQYRLREMFVSFVSEAVIARCLEIKPDLVFALAQAPLTEASLQKLRENKIPTAFWFVEDFMVMDYWQRVAPFYDYFFTIQKGQFFETLKGIGVKKFSCLPLAASMDVHKKTEPSGDELKICGSDVSFVGAGYYNRRKFFEGLLDFDFKIWGNEWNLNSPLGRCIQRSGERIDTEDIVKIFSASKINVNLHSSAYHEGVNPYGDFVNPRTFEIAACEGFQLVDARSEIQELFKVGEEIVCFEDLSDLRYKIRYYLNNPDERKAIARKAMERVRKDHTYELRMEEMLDLISSMGYDFPPWHSEGEVVEELIDAAGMETELGRYLARFTDKGKVGLDDIVEDIRAGEGALSDVEKIFLLMDSIQQQYAVKK
- a CDS encoding methyltransferase domain-containing protein, with the translated sequence MKPGILTFNWHESYIHLLARTGYYFDVVEKWKGGRFGWIEEFRPVPPNCRLVSEDEAKAGLNAGAYARIIAHNINDLISVNEWTIPKILIFHNKLSTEIALGGNTVNREAYLENVRQLIDSTKNLILVFISKAKMEDWGMKGEIILPGVDTAEYGSWRGDAHKVLRVGNFLMERDIILGYSVQNRLLKGLPSIVLGLNPNIADSYVPKSWEEFKDFMRSHRVYLNATGHPYEDGYNLAALEAMATGMPVVSIANPSSPIEDGINGYVSSDEAYLRGRIEELLKNGSLAESLGERARETVMDKFPIESFVKEWKRILGNPIYNFKDNRHDSTKDNAEGVGGETLSMTDISKNDYFRQERRDVETLIPSGAKRILDVGCGEGILGRRLLEKGASEVVGIEISPHVCKRAEKNLAGVICADIEEIDLPFDEGYFDCVILADILEHLRAPLSTLKKLKKHLSDSGVIVASIPNVRYHGIINMLVEGHWKYEDHGILDKTHLRFFTRKEIERLFAEAGFEITGITANIDPAYNSLSDPFSGEISFGRVSLRGLTPEELKDLFVFQYLIKVQKAGVEVRRLNDAVKTAIEAENPDKAKKVLEEHLSLHPADTDVLFRYAEVCFKLGLVDKARESLEKILIFEPDREDALGLRRTIK